Genomic DNA from Brassica rapa cultivar Chiifu-401-42 chromosome A04, CAAS_Brap_v3.01, whole genome shotgun sequence:
AAGCTGGAGGAGCTAAGCACAATCATGGATGAAGATGACGCCCAACAACTCGAGAGTGATGGCATGGATTTGGATGTTGATGAAGGATATTCAAGACATGatgagtttgtgaagaacattGGGAAGGTGGTCTGTGACCTTAGAAGCCTTGGTTTCACTTCTATGGCTGAAAACGCTTATGCTTCCGCAATCTTTTTGCTTCTCAAGGTACTTTTATGCATCTGCATCAGTGAGACTTATAAACACTGTATGTGTAGTCAGTATAAATGTAACGTGTGTCCTGTTTGGCAATGTGTATATATCTCCAGTCGAAAGTGCATGATCTGGCTGGTGATGATTACAGGACTTCTGTTTTGGGACCAATAAAAGAATGGATTCAGGTACGCTTAGATTCTCACTGTGCCATTAGACTATTTGGGTTATTCGGCGATTCCTGACATTTTATTTCTCTTTCCAGACAGTCCCTCTTCAGTTCCTCAGTGCGCTTCTTTGTTATATTGGTGATTCCATAAGTTATGATACCACAGCATGTGGCCTTACCTCTCCTCTGGATTGTTGTCCTTCTCCAAGCTTTTCCAAAGTTGTGACTCCTTCCCAAGGAATTGGAAGGTGGAAATTACTACTTGAATATTTTGCGTATGAGACATTGCAAGATTTAAGGATAGCGAAACTATTTGAGATCATTGTTGATTATCCTGAGAGGTATTTCGTATTTCTTTTATCCCCACAAGTTGCAAAAAAGTCTGCATCTCTGATGGAAACTTTGTTCATGCAACAGTTCTCCTGCTATTGAGGACTTGAAGCAGTGTCTGGAATATACCCGACAGCACTCTAAGCTAGTCGAATCTTTTATCTCGTCGCTGAAATATCGTTTGCTCACTGCTGGTGCGTCAACAAATGATATATTCCATCAGTATGTGTTGACCATTAAAGCCTTTAGAGCAATAGACCCATCTGGTGTGTTTCTGGAACCAGTGGCTGAGCCAATCAGAGACTATTTACGCGGACGGAAAGACACCATTAAATGTATTGTCACTATGCTCACGGATGGAAGCGGAGGGAATAGAAATGGTTCCGGAAACCCTGGGGATAGTCTTCTTGAAGAGTTGATGAGGGATGAAGAAAATCAAGAGAATGTTGGGTTTGATGATGATTTTCACACCGATGATAAGCAAGCCTGGATCAATGCATCTCGGTATCCTTTCTGTTGAATATTATCTTGTTCTATCATCTTCCGTGGCATTGGATTTGTCTGACCTGCTTTGTCTTCAGATGGGAACCGGACCCTCTCGAGGCTGGTCCTTCAAAAGGTAGCCTCAGTGAGAGGAAAGTAGACATACTTGGAATGCTTGTTGATATAATTGGATCTAGTGAGCAACTAGTGAACGAGTATCGTGTCATGCTCGCTGAGAAGCTTCTCAACAAGATTGATTATGACATTGAAACTGAGATACGCACTGTCGAGCTTCTTAAGGTAAACTCCATTTCTTTTTTCACTCTTGAGTTTTATCTAGCCAAACTATTGGTCTATTTTCTCCATTGTTGCCAACAGATACATTTTGGAGAAGCTAGTATGCAAAGATGTGAGATAATGCTGAACGACCTGATTGATTCCAAGAGAGTGAACACTAACATTAAAAAGACATCTCAAACAGGTTATATTTCTAACTTGTTCTCAATTTTACCCATGCAATGTGGATTCCTGTTTGAATATTATATGTGTTCATCCTTGTCTTTAGGCGCTGAGGTAGTAGAGAGTGAGCTGTCTGTTGATATTCTTACCTCAAAAATACTTTCAACAAACTTCTGGCCACCAATTCAGGTACTCATATATTCTTCATTCTGATTTTTCATCCatatatgttaaataaatataattgctTCCATTTACTTGATTGGAGGAGGATTTTTCAGGATGAGCCTCTAGAGTTACCTGCTCCTATTGACAAGCTGCTATCAGATTATGCCAATCGATATCACGAAATCAAGACCCCTCGTAAACTACTTTGGAAGAAAAATCTTGGCACTGTCAAGGTATGATtcatgttttgttttgattaccAGAGAAAGCAGATACTGAAAAATGTAATCTCTTTGAAACGGTTTGGATGAATTTCAGTTGGAGTTGCAATTTGAAGACAGGGCTATGCAGTTCACAGTTTCCCCCACACATGCAGCCATTATCATGCAAtttcaagaaaagaaaatgtaacTTTCGTGAATCAACCATTTTGAATAATTTCTTCTTCCAATGTTACTAAAATCGTGTATATCTTTCAGTTGGACCTCTATAGATCTTGCTGCAGCCATTGGGATACCCATTGACCTATTAAACCGAAGAGTAAACTTCTGGATAAGCCAGGTACATTTTGTGGATGTAGTCTCATGCTTGAAGTTTATAAGCCATTCGTTTGAAGAAATAGCTACCTAATAAAGTTTTGTGAACTTAGGGAGTTTTGAGAGAGTCAAATGCCAATGTGTTTACACTTGTTGAGTCCATGACTAATTCTGGAAAGAACGAAAGCGAGGAGATTTTGGCGAGTGATGAAGAGAGTGAAAGATCGATAGCCTATGTGGAAGACCAGCTTCGCAAAGAAACGACAATATACAAGGTATTAATGATGCTTAAGGGCAAATTTTATTCTACTTATCATTTTGCctaaaaatctaaacaaattcTCAACAATGTTTTTCAGAACTTCATTATGGCAATGCTCACAAATGGTAGCATGGCAGTAGATGGGATCCATAACAGACTCAAGGTATGTACAATCAAAAGGCATCAAACCTCTTCTCACATTGAATTTAcaagtttgttttgttttctttgcttTGTAGATGTTCTATGTAGCTGATCCTGCTTATGACAAGTCACTGCAACAGCTTCAGAGCTTTCTTTCTCGGTTAGTCGCTGAAGAGAAACTAGAGTTGAGAGATGGAATGTATTTGCTAAAGAAGTAGTagaactattttatattttgtgtttatgatGATGAAGTAGTTTTGTCCTTTGTATCAAAAATATCTCGTCGTCCCTTTAATGAGTTCTCTAACATCAAAATCTGAAATCCCGAGCCAAAGAATACAGTGCACCAAGCGACTAAGCTAAGTTCACAAGTGAAACTAGAGAAAAAACTTATTGGTCCAAGCCCTATATTAAAGGTTTGCTCTCATATGTTTTCCTATAAACTCAGTTTCTAAAGTTTGTGAGAACATAACTTTGGTTGCTCTAAAATGCAGCCttctttaactttttactagACCTTGACCCACGCGCCCGCGCGGATGTTCGTTTTCGGTTTGAATTGTTCGTTTTCGGTTTAAATTGTTATTATGTTTATTATAGATTATGTAATTGTTATAttaaatatcttatattatatggtgatgtaaaaaaatgttaatgATGAATTACATTAGTTATTTATATCTAAATGGTtgaaacagatttttttttgatgaaatttgaaatttattgaTACTGTAAAAAGAATGAACATTTACAAGACTCTAAAGTGCCATTTTATAAGATTTACAAGGCAAATGTTGCAAAAAGAAATTCTATCTAGGCGTTGTCCGAAACAACAAACCATCTCTGCATTAAGCCGGCATTCTTGTGATCAGCCCTGTACCGGAGTGACGTTATTCTGTTTCGTATCGCCTTGTCAATAATACGAACCAACTGATCCACACTGCGAAAACCCGCCTGATGTCTCCTCCCATTTCTTCTCTCCAGATATGATAGATGGTTGTTTGAAACACCATTTTGAGCAGAATCTTATCCATGACCTGCAGGTTATTCTCAGACACAAACTGCAGAGTTATTGTCCAATCTGGATCAGTCCTACTCCCACTCAATCTATTTGCCAGCTTATCCCAGATAGTAAATGAGTACGGACAAGCAAAAAAGACATGATCACGGGTCTCATCTGGCTCTCCACACAGCATACAACCTTGCTGCAACCCCCAAACTCTCATTCTGTCACCAGTAGCTAATCTGTTCTTAACAGCCAACCAGACTATAAAGGAGAACCTTGGAACTCCTTGAGCAAACCAAACACTTTTACTCCAAAAAACTGTTGGTTTTCTTTCTCTGATCTGTTCCCATGTTTTTGCCGAAGAGAAACAAGGCTTATAGGATTCATCAGAATGCCTCCATAGCATAACATCGCTGCCTCTGTTGATGTCTGGAACTGGCTCTCTCTGAATGCGAGAGTGCAAGTCATGAAACTGGCGACTTCGATGCCCTCGTACGCTCCAACTCGACTGTGTAACAGCTTCACACACCCGTGCAGAACGAGGAACTCCAAGATAGCATGTTACAATAGATCCCGTGATGTCTATGAGTCTCCCTATTTGTAGCCAATCATCAAACCAGAAAAACGCCGTGCGTCCATCATTTACCTCTATCCGTAGAAACTGGTAGACAAGTGGTCTTAGCTTCAGAAAATAGTAATTTTCTCCATATCCACGACCCCCTTTGATCCTCTTTTACATCCCAAAATGAATTCTGCCGAAGTAAGTACTGCTGTATCCAAGAGACCCAGAGGGAACTTGTTCTCGATAGGATCCTCCAAATTAAACTCATAGCAAACACTTTCGACGAGTCCCGAAGCTTCCTTATTCCTAGTCCTCCTTCTTCTTTGGGACAGCAGAGATCATCCCACGCCACCTTAGCCTTGTGAGTCTGATTTGGTGATCCGGACCAGAGGAAAGCACTACACATGCTCTCTATCTCATCTAGACAAGCTTTGGGGAGGATGAACGCTTGACTCCAAAAATTAACAATGCTTGCAATGACAGATTTGATCAATTGAAGCCTGCCTGCATAGGATAGACATTTGTTCCTCCAAGACAGCATTCTTCCACGTACCTTGTCCAGTAAAGGCGCATAGTCTTGTTTAGACAGAGCTTTTGTAGTTAAAGGCATGCCCAAATACTTCACAGGCAAGCAACCAATCTTAATACCAATCCTCTCTGCATCCTCTAGCATAGGAGAGACACTGCCCCCGGTTGCAAATACTGATGATTTAGTGGCATTGATGTACAGACCCGAGATATTAGCAAACTGCTCCATTACTTCCAAGATACCCCTTAATGAACTGAGAGAGCCATCGCTGAAAACTAGGATGTCATCGGCGAAGCTGAGATGTGTGAGCCTCACTTCCCGACATTGCGGGTGGTAATCAAACTTCCTTGTCGCTGCAGCCTTATTCAACATCTTCGAGAGAATATTATTTAAGATAACATACAGGTACGGAGAAAGGGAACAACCCTGTCTGATACCTCTAGCGCTGGTAAAGAAGCCTTCCAAGCTACCATTCACTGAGACTGAGAAAGCCGCTGTAGAGATACATACCCTTATCCAGAGAATAAACTGCGCAGGCAGACCCATCGCTCGCAACACAGACGTGATAAATGACCATTTAACCGTGTCAAATGCCTTGGAGATGTCAAACTTAACGGCAGCTCTATTGGAATTTGATTGCTTATGATACCCATTAACAAGCTCAGAAGCTAGCAGAACGTTTTCCAGCAGCAACCTCCCTTTGATAAACGCACTCTGATTCTGTTCAATAGCCTCGGGGAGAATAGTCTTAAGCCGACGAGCGAGCACTTTCGAGATAACCTTATAGAGAAAGTTACAGCATGCTATAGGTCTATAATCTCTCATGGTCTGTGCCTCCTCTGTCTTCGGGATGAGTGAAAGGATAGTAGCATTAACTCCAGTGGGTAAGAATCCAAATATAAAGAAGGATTGCACTGAGATGATGAACTCTGCTCCTACAACAGGCCAAGCCGCTACAAAGAATTCCTTGGTGAACCCGTCTGGCCCTGATACCTTGTCGTTCGGCAGAGCTTGCAGTGCAGAGATGATCTCCTCAGCGGAAACAGGGGCTACCAGCCCCGCAGCAGAGCCTTCAGAGCATCGATAGGTTAGTAAATCTTGCAGGAAGGGAAGGGAATCTTCTTCGGTGCCCTGATCTTGTACTTGTAAAATTTCTGAAAGTACATGACCGCTTCCTTCTTGATATCTGCAAGGTCTGTGAGTGTTTCTCCAGCTTCATTAACCAGACTTTTGATGGTATTTTTTGATGATCTTGTCTGAACAGCTCGGTGGAAGAATACCGTATTCTGATCTCCTGCACCCAGCCACCTGACACAAGACTTTTGTCGAAAGAATTTTTCCTCAATGGCTGCCAATTTGTTCCATCTTTCAGTTGcctctgctgctgctgctgcaaaGGTTGCAGGAGATGGTTGAAACAGATTTTTGTTAGTCATATAGTTTGTGTGTggtagtttgttaattttatagtcaataaataaatatttgataaattacTATACTCATTCACTTGCATGAggtaaaatattatgttttaatatttataaatgcataagtacatatttgattattaacattatttagttatagataAAATATAGTTTGACAGAATTTATGTATATCATTAAAATCGATCTCCatggttttaaaaaatatgtacaTATTTAGAACCTAAATTcgataatatatagttgtaatccgaatatatatctaatctattataTGGGCTTATAAATTGCTGATGATAAACATTTAAGagaaaaagtttaataaaaaaagtccAATTAGATATCTAACAACTTTACGCAGGAAAAAAACCAGTTagaagaccaaaaaaaaactctctcaTCGAAAGAAAAGCCAAACAGAGGGATATATTCGGCGAGTTCAACAGGAGAAGCTCAGACGGTTTATTAGGGATTTTGAATTAGAAGATGTTATGAATGGATTAATGGACAGTATCAAGGTACAAATTTCTCTGTATACGGTTTTTAAAGATCAATTCGTTATACTCTGTTTTAGATTAACGCAATGTATTTTTGTGTCTCCTGTTCATAGTTTTCTTGATTGAGTACGAAATCGAGACATAGCCGAAGCAAAAGTGAACATGCAATACATCAATTGAAGAAACGTCGGATGCGGCTGTGGTGATGTTTTGTGATAAGAGTTGAGTTATAATTGTGATCGAGATCGAGAGGAGAGCAGATCCGTAAACACCAAAGGGGAAGCcgacatgaaaaaaaaaaagataagttctttattattcatactcAAAATACCTGTGAGTTGTAAAGTACTTAGAGATTGTTTAGATTGCTTGATTTTTATATACCCTTGTAAAGATAATAAGA
This window encodes:
- the LOC103863945 gene encoding anaphase-promoting complex subunit 2 isoform X1 → MQLFEYNLETLSDDAIREITESYDGFFTTVESLIAGAGDFAVEKEFVSHVSTLCNYGLDSLVCDHFLRSLEQAFDKSGASSFGHHFDDYSDKNHTDCGEEVHQLLSKALEEISTEKQYNEKCISMVVHALQSFKEKRLSSDAERAQIFSRFQSMLSSTLMTTLPQHFPEILHCYFKEKLEELSTIMDEDDAQQLESDGMDLDVDEGYSRHDEFVKNIGKVVCDLRSLGFTSMAENAYASAIFLLLKSKVHDLAGDDYRTSVLGPIKEWIQTVPLQFLSALLCYIGDSISYDTTACGLTSPLDCCPSPSFSKVVTPSQGIGRWKLLLEYFAYETLQDLRIAKLFEIIVDYPESSPAIEDLKQCLEYTRQHSKLVESFISSLKYRLLTAGASTNDIFHQYVLTIKAFRAIDPSGVFLEPVAEPIRDYLRGRKDTIKCIVTMLTDGSGGNRNGSGNPGDSLLEELMRDEENQENVGFDDDFHTDDKQAWINASRWEPDPLEAGPSKGSLSERKVDILGMLVDIIGSSEQLVNEYRVMLAEKLLNKIDYDIETEIRTVELLKVNSISFFTLEFYLAKLLVYFLHCCQQIHFGEASMQRCEIMLNDLIDSKRVNTNIKKTSQTGAEVVESELSVDILTSKILSTNFWPPIQDEPLELPAPIDKLLSDYANRYHEIKTPRKLLWKKNLGTVKLELQFEDRAMQFTVSPTHAAIIMQFQEKKIWTSIDLAAAIGIPIDLLNRRVNFWISQGVLRESNANVFTLVESMTNSGKNESEEILASDEESERSIAYVEDQLRKETTIYKNFIMAMLTNGSMAVDGIHNRLKMFYVADPAYDKSLQQLQSFLSRLVAEEKLELRDGMYLLKK
- the LOC103863945 gene encoding anaphase-promoting complex subunit 2 isoform X2 encodes the protein MQLFEYNLETLSDDAIREITESYDGFFTTVESLIAGAGDFAVEKEFVSHVSTLCNYGLDSLVCDHFLRSLEQAFDKSGASSFGHHFDDYSDKNHTDCGEEVHQLLSKALEEISTEKQYNEKCISMVVHALQSFKEKRLSSDAERAQIFSRFQSMLSSTLMTTLPQHFPEILHCYFKEKLEELSTIMDEDDAQQLESDGMDLDVDEGYSRHDEFVKNIGKVVCDLRSLGFTSMAENAYASAIFLLLKSKVHDLAGDDYRTSVLGPIKEWIQTVPLQFLSALLCYIGDSISYDTTACGLTSPLDCCPSPSFSKVVTPSQGIGRWKLLLEYFAYETLQDLRIAKLFEIIVDYPESSPAIEDLKQCLEYTRQHSKLVESFISSLKYRLLTAGASTNDIFHQYVLTIKAFRAIDPSGVFLEPVAEPIRDYLRGRKDTIKCIVTMLTDGSGGNRNGSGNPGDSLLEELMRDEENQENVGFDDDFHTDDKQAWINASRWEPDPLEAGPSKGSLSERKVDILGMLVDIIGSSEQLVNEYRVMLAEKLLNKIDYDIETEIRTVELLKIHFGEASMQRCEIMLNDLIDSKRVNTNIKKTSQTGAEVVESELSVDILTSKILSTNFWPPIQDEPLELPAPIDKLLSDYANRYHEIKTPRKLLWKKNLGTVKLELQFEDRAMQFTVSPTHAAIIMQFQEKKIWTSIDLAAAIGIPIDLLNRRVNFWISQGVLRESNANVFTLVESMTNSGKNESEEILASDEESERSIAYVEDQLRKETTIYKNFIMAMLTNGSMAVDGIHNRLKMFYVADPAYDKSLQQLQSFLSRLVAEEKLELRDGMYLLKK